A region of Lacinutrix sp. Hel_I_90 DNA encodes the following proteins:
- a CDS encoding heavy metal translocating P-type ATPase gives MKHTYHIHGMTCNGCRSHVEATLSKVEGVQNASVDLEKANAAIEMKTHIPIEKFQEALKKDGGNYSIHNMGEHHHDSEVKVKEKPKGKGTGTFYCPMHCEGDKTYDKPGDCPVCGMDLVEEQSISSGASHQWTCPMHPEIVRDEAGSCPICGMDLVPMQPDLSAEEKTYKKLLKKFWIAVAFTLPIFLMAMSEMIPNNPLYTLMEQKYWNWVQFALSIPVVFYATWMFFERAYRSIKTWNLNMFTLIGIGAGAAWLFSVFGMFFPDFFPQQFKTESGAVHVYFEAATVILTLVLLGQVLEARAHSKTNSAVKELLKLAPNKAILVKDGKEEEVMIDTIQKGDILRVKPGDKIPVDGIITDGQTTVDESMITGEPIPVNKSMNDKVSSGTINGNQSFLMKAEKVGSDTLLSQIIQMVNNASRSRAPIQKLADTVSGYFVPIVVLVSVITFIVWAIFGPEPVYVYAFVNAIAVLIIACPCALGLATPMSVMVGVGKGAQNGVLIKNAEALEKMDKVDTLIIDKTGTITEGKPTVEKVGAFGTDFSENEVLQYIVSLNKSSEHPLAEATVKYGKEQKADFLDTKNFSAVTGKGVEGTINGKKVDLGNAKMMEYAKAKLTSEMETEAQAFQKQGKTVSYLSIDSKVAGYVVIGDKIKATSAKAIRELQDKGIAVIMLTGDNHDTAQAVAKELNLADFKAGMLPENKLQEVEKLQNSGKVVAMAGDGINDAPALAKSDVGIAMGTGTDVAIESAMITLVKGDLHGIVKARNLSDDVMKNIKQNLFFALAYNVLGIPIAAGVLFPVFGLLLSPMIAALAMSFSSVSVIMNSLRLRNVKI, from the coding sequence ATGAAACACACATATCATATTCACGGAATGACCTGCAACGGATGTCGCAGTCACGTAGAAGCCACACTTTCTAAAGTTGAAGGTGTACAGAATGCATCTGTAGATTTGGAAAAAGCCAACGCAGCTATTGAGATGAAAACCCATATTCCCATAGAAAAATTTCAAGAAGCCTTAAAAAAGGATGGTGGAAATTATAGCATCCACAATATGGGCGAACATCATCACGATTCAGAGGTAAAAGTAAAAGAAAAGCCTAAAGGGAAAGGAACTGGCACTTTCTATTGCCCAATGCACTGTGAAGGCGACAAGACCTACGACAAACCCGGCGATTGCCCAGTTTGCGGTATGGATTTGGTTGAGGAACAAAGTATTTCTTCGGGAGCATCACACCAATGGACTTGCCCAATGCACCCAGAAATTGTTCGCGATGAAGCTGGAAGCTGTCCCATCTGCGGAATGGATTTGGTGCCTATGCAACCAGACCTATCCGCAGAGGAAAAAACATATAAAAAACTATTAAAGAAGTTTTGGATAGCGGTTGCCTTTACCTTGCCCATTTTCCTGATGGCAATGAGCGAGATGATTCCGAACAATCCGTTGTACACTTTGATGGAACAAAAATATTGGAATTGGGTACAGTTTGCACTTTCAATTCCCGTTGTTTTTTATGCTACTTGGATGTTTTTTGAACGTGCCTACCGTAGCATCAAAACTTGGAACCTTAATATGTTCACACTTATCGGAATAGGTGCAGGTGCAGCGTGGCTTTTCAGTGTATTTGGAATGTTTTTCCCTGATTTTTTTCCACAGCAGTTTAAAACAGAATCAGGTGCTGTGCACGTTTATTTTGAAGCTGCCACAGTAATCCTAACTTTGGTTTTATTGGGACAAGTATTGGAAGCGCGTGCCCACAGCAAAACAAATTCCGCAGTTAAGGAATTGTTGAAGCTCGCACCCAATAAAGCAATTCTTGTAAAGGATGGCAAAGAGGAAGAAGTAATGATTGATACAATTCAAAAAGGCGATATACTTCGTGTAAAACCCGGCGATAAAATTCCCGTCGATGGAATAATAACCGACGGCCAAACTACTGTTGATGAATCGATGATTACTGGAGAACCCATTCCTGTAAATAAAAGTATGAATGACAAAGTAAGCAGCGGAACAATCAACGGCAATCAATCCTTTTTAATGAAAGCCGAAAAGGTAGGTTCAGACACCTTGCTGTCGCAAATCATCCAAATGGTCAACAATGCGAGCCGCAGTCGTGCGCCAATTCAAAAGTTGGCCGATACTGTTTCGGGTTATTTCGTTCCCATTGTAGTGCTTGTTTCTGTAATCACATTTATTGTATGGGCTATTTTTGGCCCAGAACCCGTTTATGTATATGCCTTTGTAAACGCCATTGCAGTCTTGATTATCGCCTGTCCGTGCGCCTTGGGATTGGCAACGCCAATGTCCGTGATGGTAGGTGTTGGCAAAGGCGCGCAAAATGGTGTGCTAATCAAAAATGCAGAGGCTTTGGAAAAAATGGATAAAGTGGACACACTTATTATTGATAAGACAGGTACAATAACCGAAGGAAAACCAACGGTTGAAAAAGTTGGTGCTTTTGGTACTGATTTTTCTGAAAATGAGGTTCTGCAATATATAGTGTCCCTAAACAAATCAAGCGAGCATCCACTTGCCGAAGCGACCGTTAAATATGGTAAAGAGCAAAAAGCAGATTTTTTGGATACTAAAAATTTTAGTGCCGTAACAGGAAAGGGCGTTGAAGGAACTATCAACGGAAAAAAAGTGGATTTGGGTAACGCCAAAATGATGGAATATGCCAAGGCTAAATTGACTTCAGAAATGGAAACTGAAGCACAAGCTTTTCAAAAGCAAGGGAAAACAGTTTCCTATTTATCCATCGATTCAAAAGTTGCAGGCTATGTTGTAATTGGCGATAAAATAAAAGCCACAAGTGCTAAAGCAATTAGAGAACTTCAAGATAAAGGTATCGCAGTGATTATGCTTACAGGCGATAATCACGACACCGCCCAAGCGGTAGCAAAGGAACTTAACCTTGCCGATTTCAAAGCAGGAATGTTGCCCGAAAACAAACTTCAGGAAGTAGAAAAATTACAGAACAGCGGAAAAGTTGTGGCAATGGCTGGCGATGGCATCAATGATGCACCAGCTTTGGCAAAAAGTGATGTGGGTATCGCAATGGGAACAGGAACTGATGTCGCCATAGAAAGTGCAATGATAACCTTGGTAAAAGGCGATTTGCACGGTATTGTAAAAGCTCGAAATTTAAGTGATGACGTAATGAAAAATATTAAGCAAAATTTATTTTTTGCTTTGGCATACAATGTTCTGGGAATACCAATAGCTGCGGGAGTATTATTTCCCGTTTTCGGATTGTTATTATCCCCAATGATTGCAGCCTTGGCAATGAGTTTTAGTTCCGTTTCAGTAATTATGAACTCATTAAGATTAAGAAATGTAAAAATTTAA